In Salinibaculum sp. SYNS191, the genomic window TCGTCCCGCGTCTTCGTCTTGCGGGCGTCGAGCATGATGTCCGTCGCCGCTGCCGTGTCGACGTCGACGTTGCGGTCCTCGAACTTCTCGACGAGCGCGCCGTTACCGACGTCGATGCCCATCGGCTCGTTGTCGACGCCGTACTCCTCCATGGCGGTGTAGACCGTCTCGGCCATCTTGTCCTTGAGCCAGTCGCGCGCGGAAGGTCGGCCGGAGGCGCGGGGGACGTTGCCGAGGCCGGGGCAGGCGTAGCGGATGTCGTCCAGCCACGGGCAATTGAACTTCTGGTTCGAGGCGTGGTCCGCCGTGTCCCAGTGGACGATGTCGCCGTTCTCCGTCAGGAGCGTGTAGTGGTCGGCCCCGCTGCCGCCGGTCATCGCCAGCCCGGTTACGTACCGGACGTTCGGGTCGTTGATGAGCAGCATCGACCCGAGTTCCGAGTCCTGCAGCCGTTCCAGTGCCCGCTCCTTTCGCTCGCGGCGCATTCGCTGCATGTCGATTCGCTCTTCCCAGTCGACGGCCATGGTGCCACGCGTCCCTTCCATGAAGTCGCGCTCGTACATCACCACAGCGTACACGGAGGGGACTAATCAAACTCCGGATTTCGGCCGCGCGTCCGATTCGGGGCCGACACCGCCGGGTTTCCACGCCCACCTTTTTGCTCGTGGCTCACGACACCACACAGCATGATACGCGATGCAGACGTCCGGAACGTGGCTGACCGCCTCGGACTCGAACTGGACGCCGACGACCTTGCGGCCTACGCGGAGGCCGCGAACGACATGCGAGAGCAGTTCGCCTCGCTGGAGCCTGCCACGCCCGAGGCCGAACCGGCGACGGACGTCACGACTGGCGACGACGAGTACAACGCCGTCCGCCACCGCTTCCGACTGCCCGACGCGTCGGGACCGCTGGATGACCTGGCGGTCGGCGTCAAGGACAACATGGCGGTCGCAGGCGTCCCGATGCACTGCGGGTCTGCCGCCGTCGACTTCACCCCGACGTACCACGCGACGGTCGTCGACCGGCTCCACGACGCTGGCGCGGCCGTCACCGCCACGACGAACATGGACGAGTTCGCGTACTTCACGACCGGCGAGACGTGCGCGTTCGGTCCCACCGAGAACCCGCGGGTAGAGGGCTCTGTCCCCGGCGGGTCGTCCAGCGGGAGCGGCGCGGCCGTCGCCGCCGGGATGCTCGACGCGGCGCTTGGCAGCGACACCGGCGGGAGCGTCCGCATCCCTGCCTCGTTCTGTGGCGTCGTCGGGTTGAAGCCGACGCATCGTGCAGTCCCGCGCTTCGGCTTCGCCGACCTCGCACCGTCGCTGGACTGTATCGGGCCGCTCGCACCCGACGTCGAGACCGCCGCCCGTGTCTTCGATACCATCGCGGGTCCGGACCCGCGGGACCCGTCCTCGTTGAGCGGGGCACCGTCGACCGATGCGACCGCCGGGCTGGACGACCCTGTGGAGGAGTGCCGCGTCGCCGTCGTCGAGCCGGCGATGGACGACGCCGACGGGGATGTCGCCGACGCAGTCGAGGCGGCCGTCGAGTCGCTCGAAGACCGGGGCGTCGCGGCGGAGTCGGTGTCGCCCGCGCAGTACCGGAACGTCGGAATGGCCGGGCTAATCGTCGCGGGGGCCGAGTTCGCGACGCTCGCGCTGTCGGAGGGGCAGGTCGTCGGGACCGGCACCGGGTACAGCGAACCCTGGCGCGAGACCGTCCGCGAGGTGGTCCGGTCGCCGGACATCGGGGACAGCGTCCGCGACCAGATACTGACCCACGGCACACTGGCCGCGGACGGCCTGAGTCACTACGTCGCCGCGCGGAACCTCGGCGCCGAGTTCACGGCGGCGGTCGACGACGTGCTGGAGACCTACGACGCGCTCGTGACGCCGACGACCCCGATGACCGCCCCCGAGTTCGGCGCTATCACCACCGACGAGGACTTCTCGCGGACCGTCGCCAACACCGTCCCGTTCAACGCCAGCGGCCACCCCGCGCTCACGGTGCCGACAGAGACGGACGACGGGGCGCCGGCCGGCGTCCAGTTCGTCGGGCGGCGGGGCGACGAGCGCACGCTCGTCGCGCTGGGCACGTCGCTCGAAGATGCCAGTTCCGCGTAGCCACCGCCATCCGAGCCTATAACTGCCTGCCGCGAACACTCTCTCCCATGTCCCACGAGACGCCGATTCGCGTCGACCACACCGGCATCGCCGTCGAGTCCATCCCGGACGCCGAACCGCTGCTGTTCGCGCTGGGCTGTCGGAAGCTCATCGAGGAGTCCGTCGAGGGGCGCTTCCGCTGGGCACAGTACGACTTCGGCACGAATGCCTCCCGGCTGGAACTCATCGCGCCGGAGGCCGAGGACACCTTCCTGACGGAGTACCTCGACGAGCACGGCCCCGGCCTGCACCACGTCACCTTCGAGGTGGCGGACATCGACGCCGTCGCGGCCACGCTGGAGGAGTCGGGCTACAGCGTGGTCGAGTACCGCGAGTACGAGGACTGGACCGAGGCGTTCGTCCCGCCGTCGAACCCGACCGGCGCGCTCTTTCAGCTGTTCGAGTACCACGACAGCTACGACGAGGGACGGCCGCCGGCAGAGAAACTCTACGTCGACGGGCAGCGATTGACGAAATAGAGAGCGAGAGCCGGTTCAGACGGGGTTGAGGCCGTTCTCCTCGCGGAGCGTGTCGATGTACGAGCGGAAGCCGGTCTCCAGGTCGTACTCCACCTCGTAGCCGAAGTCCTCCTGGGCAGCGGTCATGTCGAGGTTCTGCGTCCAGGGGAGTTCACCCTCGTCGGAGACCTCCAGGTCAGCGTCGGGGATGATTTCGCGGACTGCGTTGGCGGCCTCGCGGATGGTCGCCAGGACGCCGCGGACGTTGTAGATGCGCTGGCTCAACTCGTCCTCGTCGACGAAGGTGGCCTTGCGGAACGCCTGCGCGATGTCGCGGGCGTGCTGCCAGTCGATGACCTGGTCGCCGTACTCGACGCTGAAGGACTCGCCGAGTGCGGGCTTCTCGATGATGTTCGCCAGGAACGCGGAGCCGCCGGTCTCGCGGTAGGGGCCGTAGGCGACGGTCGGGCGCAGGCCGACGTGGTCGAGGCCGTAGTCCTCGTGGTAGACGCGGGCCTGGTGCTCGTTGTACTCCTTGGTCGCGCCGTAGAGCGTGTCGGGGTAGACGAGTTCGTCCTCGTCGACGTACTCGGCGTCGTAGTTGTGCGGGGGCGCGTAGACGGCGGCGCTTGAGGCCCAGGAGACGCGCTCGACCTGGTCGTCCAGCGTGCGAGCGGCCTCGAAGACGTTGTTCGTGCCCTGGACGTTCACGTCCAGCGCCGCGCGGGGGTTGTCGCGGGCGGTGTTGGTCAGCAGTGCCGCGAGGTGGACGATGTGGTTCGTTCCCGTCTCCTTGACTGCGCGGACGACGTCGGTTGCCTCGGAGACGTCGCCCCGGCGGATAGTCACGTCGTCGGCGACGCCGAGTTTCGAGAGGATGCGGTCGTCCGTCGAGAGGTCGTAGGCCACGACGTCGTGGCCCGCCTCGACCAGGTCCTCGACGACGTAGGAGCCGAGGAAGCCGGTACCACCAGTTACCAGTACGGTATTCTCTGTCATCGTTGTAGTCGTATGAGTTTCGAGTGTCGGTGAAAAGCTTTGCTGTCTTACTCGTGGAGGCCGCCGACCATCTCGTAGAACGACGACTGCAGCGACTCGACCATCTCCTCCTCGCGGTCGATGCGGGCGTCGACGACGAATGGCACGTCGGACTCCTTTCCCGTCGCCAGCGCGTCGGCGAGTTCGTCGGGCGTGACGGCCCGGGTGGCCTCCGCACCGAACCCTTCGGCGACCTTCACGAAGTCAGTGTCGTGGAACTCGACGCCGGCGATGTCACCCTCGCCCTCCTGCATCTGTCGGACCATACCGAGACTGGTGTCGTTGAGCACGACGAACGTGGGGGCGACGCCGTGTTCGACGGCCGTCTCGACGCTGGTCATCGTCATCGTGAAGCCGCCGTCACCGGCGACGCCGATGACGTCCTTGTCGGTCGTGATGGCCGCCGAGACGGCCGCGGGCGTCGCCCAGCCCATCGCGCCGACGCCGCCGCTGCCGAAGTAGGTCTTCGTCGCGGGGGCCTGCAGGTAGTTCAGCAGCCAGAAGCGGTTGTTCCCGGAGTCGGCCGTGACGATGGTGTCCTCGTCGACGACGGCTTCTATCTCCTTGACCGCTCGCTGTGGCTTGATGGGCGAGGCGTCGGAGTCG contains:
- a CDS encoding VOC family protein, whose translation is MSHETPIRVDHTGIAVESIPDAEPLLFALGCRKLIEESVEGRFRWAQYDFGTNASRLELIAPEAEDTFLTEYLDEHGPGLHHVTFEVADIDAVAATLEESGYSVVEYREYEDWTEAFVPPSNPTGALFQLFEYHDSYDEGRPPAEKLYVDGQRLTK
- a CDS encoding NAD-dependent epimerase/dehydratase family protein, translated to MTENTVLVTGGTGFLGSYVVEDLVEAGHDVVAYDLSTDDRILSKLGVADDVTIRRGDVSEATDVVRAVKETGTNHIVHLAALLTNTARDNPRAALDVNVQGTNNVFEAARTLDDQVERVSWASSAAVYAPPHNYDAEYVDEDELVYPDTLYGATKEYNEHQARVYHEDYGLDHVGLRPTVAYGPYRETGGSAFLANIIEKPALGESFSVEYGDQVIDWQHARDIAQAFRKATFVDEDELSQRIYNVRGVLATIREAANAVREIIPDADLEVSDEGELPWTQNLDMTAAQEDFGYEVEYDLETGFRSYIDTLREENGLNPV
- a CDS encoding amidase, with translation MIRDADVRNVADRLGLELDADDLAAYAEAANDMREQFASLEPATPEAEPATDVTTGDDEYNAVRHRFRLPDASGPLDDLAVGVKDNMAVAGVPMHCGSAAVDFTPTYHATVVDRLHDAGAAVTATTNMDEFAYFTTGETCAFGPTENPRVEGSVPGGSSSGSGAAVAAGMLDAALGSDTGGSVRIPASFCGVVGLKPTHRAVPRFGFADLAPSLDCIGPLAPDVETAARVFDTIAGPDPRDPSSLSGAPSTDATAGLDDPVEECRVAVVEPAMDDADGDVADAVEAAVESLEDRGVAAESVSPAQYRNVGMAGLIVAGAEFATLALSEGQVVGTGTGYSEPWRETVREVVRSPDIGDSVRDQILTHGTLAADGLSHYVAARNLGAEFTAAVDDVLETYDALVTPTTPMTAPEFGAITTDEDFSRTVANTVPFNASGHPALTVPTETDDGAPAGVQFVGRRGDERTLVALGTSLEDASSA